The following proteins are co-located in the Microbacterium immunditiarum genome:
- a CDS encoding L-serine ammonia-lyase, iron-sulfur-dependent, subunit alpha codes for MSAYVSAFELFSVGVGPSSSHTVGPMRAARDFAVRLRESGAVDRTARIRCTLYGSLGATGIGHGTPDAVVAGLRGDDPATVDPDAVRRAWSDWPDGGVLTLAGARAVPFEKHDIEFAPRMRLPGHPNAMTLVALDVTGGTLAEETYYSIGGGFIRRDGEPSRVSARPFPLAFDSAEELLALCDERGLTIAEAARVNEQALRSEEEVAAGLDAIWDAMAGCIDAGLHAEGELPGVMRVKRRAAAIRAQLEEAEASGHRELPGEWLGAFALAVNEENASGGRVVTAPTNGAAGILPAVAMYWWRFLADSGIGADNAVTPHGPLAGSALFGFGGSQPSGDEPADDHAEDLYVEANRRRGIRRFLLTATALGSLFKANASISGAEGGCQAEVGSACAMAAGGLTAVMGGTNRQIENAAEIAMEHHLGLTCDPVGGLVQIPCIERNAIAASTAVTAARLALRGDGSHYVSLDAVVETMRQTGIDMSHKYKETSEGGLAVNVIEC; via the coding sequence GTGAGCGCGTACGTTTCGGCGTTCGAGCTGTTCTCCGTCGGCGTAGGACCCTCGAGCTCCCACACGGTCGGTCCGATGCGGGCGGCCCGTGACTTCGCCGTGCGCCTGCGCGAATCGGGCGCCGTCGACCGCACGGCCCGAATCCGCTGCACGCTCTACGGCTCGCTCGGCGCCACCGGCATCGGCCATGGGACGCCCGACGCGGTCGTCGCCGGGCTGCGAGGCGACGATCCCGCGACAGTGGATCCGGACGCCGTCCGCCGCGCGTGGAGCGACTGGCCCGACGGCGGCGTGCTCACGCTCGCAGGCGCGCGGGCCGTGCCGTTCGAGAAGCACGACATCGAGTTCGCGCCCCGGATGCGGCTGCCGGGGCATCCGAACGCCATGACCCTCGTCGCGCTCGACGTCACTGGCGGCACCCTCGCGGAGGAGACGTACTACTCGATCGGCGGCGGCTTCATCCGCCGTGACGGCGAGCCGTCCCGCGTGTCGGCGCGACCCTTCCCGCTCGCGTTCGACAGCGCCGAGGAGCTCCTCGCGCTGTGCGACGAGCGCGGACTGACGATCGCCGAGGCCGCGCGCGTCAACGAGCAGGCGCTGCGCTCCGAAGAGGAGGTCGCCGCGGGTCTCGACGCCATCTGGGACGCGATGGCCGGATGCATCGACGCCGGCCTCCACGCCGAGGGCGAGCTCCCCGGGGTCATGCGGGTAAAGCGTCGCGCGGCCGCGATCCGCGCGCAGCTCGAAGAGGCGGAGGCCTCCGGCCACCGGGAGCTCCCGGGGGAGTGGCTCGGCGCCTTCGCGCTCGCGGTCAACGAGGAGAACGCCTCGGGCGGGCGGGTCGTGACCGCCCCGACGAACGGCGCAGCGGGCATCCTCCCCGCGGTGGCGATGTACTGGTGGCGGTTCCTCGCCGACTCCGGCATCGGCGCCGACAACGCGGTCACGCCGCACGGCCCGCTCGCGGGCAGCGCCCTCTTCGGGTTCGGAGGCTCGCAGCCGTCCGGAGATGAGCCAGCGGACGACCACGCCGAGGACCTCTACGTCGAGGCGAACCGGCGGCGGGGCATCCGTCGATTCCTGCTCACGGCGACCGCGCTGGGCTCGCTCTTCAAAGCGAACGCGTCGATCTCGGGTGCCGAGGGCGGCTGCCAGGCCGAGGTCGGATCGGCGTGCGCGATGGCCGCCGGCGGGCTCACCGCCGTCATGGGCGGCACCAACCGGCAGATCGAGAACGCGGCCGAGATCGCGATGGAGCACCACCTCGGCCTCACGTGCGATCCGGTGGGCGGGCTCGTGCAGATCCCGTGCATCGAGCGCAACGCGATCGCCGCGTCGACGGCGGTCACGGCGGCGCGCCTCGCGCTGCGCGGCGACGGCTCGCACTACGTGTCACTCGACGCGGTCGTCGAGACGATGCGCCAGACCGGCATCGACATGTCGCACAAGTACAAGGAGACGAGCGAGGGCGGGCTCGC
- a CDS encoding MarR family winged helix-turn-helix transcriptional regulator, producing MTDRRLAIDAWESLFRAQHEIFELISRDFDEGVLSQGEYDVLLTVTRGDDQTARLRDVTANMLISQPSVSRLVDRMAARGLITKCPDPDDGRGALVKATPEGAALFRKIAHVHGRQIAERMSVLSDDELAQLRDLTSKLRDRHP from the coding sequence ATGACCGACCGTCGCCTCGCGATCGACGCCTGGGAGAGCCTGTTCCGTGCGCAGCACGAGATCTTCGAGCTCATCAGCCGCGACTTCGACGAAGGAGTGCTCAGCCAGGGAGAGTACGACGTGCTCCTCACCGTCACGCGCGGCGACGACCAGACCGCCCGCTTGCGCGACGTGACCGCCAACATGCTCATCAGCCAGCCGAGCGTCTCGCGGCTCGTCGACCGCATGGCCGCGCGAGGCCTCATCACGAAGTGCCCCGACCCCGACGACGGGCGCGGGGCACTGGTGAAGGCGACGCCCGAGGGTGCGGCGCTGTTCCGCAAGATCGCGCACGTGCACGGCCGCCAGATCGCGGAGCGGATGTCGGTGCTCTCCGACGACGAGCTGGCGCAGCTGCGCGATCTGACGTCGAAGCTGCGAGACCGGCATCCGTGA
- a CDS encoding DUF2207 domain-containing protein produces the protein MSVWQRVVVGAIAAAVSFAGVLGGASAAVATATDAPTAASASTDVEAFTFESLDVVYTLGRAEDGTSTLEVVETFVAVFPDFDQNRGMRRAIPDSYQGAPLHPRLISITDENGQERPSEVDSEDGVYMMTSRANDYLRGRQTFVFTYTLENVTRYFDDVGADEFYWDVNGVDWRQPFGRVSATLIVPPELSEALTGQQACYQGYQGSSQQCAVTAAPSADGGATVVASADQLAAFQTMTIAVGFEQGTFTTFDSTYLASPWGWAQGIAALFAGGGVVFAAVTRSRKLRDAPGRPTIIAEYTPPRPVDALESAVLLGRSSKAIPAEVLEQAVVGSIRIVEGKRSWTGKAKLRAVLVDPSRADGDGRMLLDGLFPMGVPGEEFEFGRTDTRFSKAAQAIIKAANSELDRRGLRRRVPWTARALPVVVVLVAAGLVALFGFAALDSFVAAWGPILVIIAAGLAVVATIGLVSHKPLTAEGAEVRDHLKGLKEFIEWAEADRIRMLQSPQGAERVRIDPNDPREMLKLYETLLPYAVVFGQERQWAEHLAVLYGSEGNPGWYSGTSGFNAAAFSAGIGSLSASASASSSTSGGSGGGGSAGGGGGGGGGGGV, from the coding sequence ATGTCTGTCTGGCAGAGGGTCGTGGTGGGTGCGATCGCTGCGGCGGTCTCGTTCGCGGGCGTCCTGGGCGGCGCATCCGCCGCGGTCGCGACAGCGACGGATGCGCCGACCGCCGCGAGCGCGAGCACCGACGTCGAGGCGTTCACGTTCGAGAGCCTGGACGTCGTGTACACGCTCGGGCGAGCCGAGGACGGCACGAGCACGCTCGAGGTGGTGGAGACCTTCGTCGCGGTCTTCCCCGACTTCGACCAGAACCGGGGCATGCGGAGGGCGATCCCCGACTCGTACCAGGGCGCGCCGCTGCATCCGCGTCTCATCTCGATCACCGACGAGAACGGTCAGGAGCGGCCGTCCGAGGTCGACTCCGAGGACGGCGTCTACATGATGACGTCCCGTGCGAACGACTATCTCCGCGGCCGGCAGACGTTCGTGTTCACGTACACGCTCGAGAACGTCACTCGATACTTCGACGATGTCGGCGCGGACGAGTTCTACTGGGACGTCAACGGCGTCGATTGGAGGCAGCCGTTCGGCCGTGTCTCGGCGACGCTCATCGTCCCGCCCGAGCTGTCCGAAGCGCTCACCGGGCAGCAGGCGTGCTACCAGGGGTACCAGGGCTCGTCGCAGCAGTGTGCGGTCACGGCGGCGCCGTCCGCCGACGGCGGCGCGACGGTCGTGGCCTCCGCCGACCAGCTCGCCGCGTTCCAGACGATGACGATCGCGGTCGGCTTCGAGCAGGGGACCTTCACGACGTTCGACTCCACGTACCTCGCGTCGCCGTGGGGCTGGGCGCAGGGCATCGCGGCGCTCTTCGCGGGGGGCGGGGTCGTCTTCGCCGCAGTGACGAGGTCGCGCAAGCTGCGCGACGCGCCCGGTCGGCCGACGATCATCGCGGAGTACACCCCTCCGCGGCCCGTCGACGCCCTCGAGAGCGCGGTGCTGCTCGGTCGATCGTCGAAGGCGATCCCGGCGGAGGTGCTCGAGCAAGCGGTGGTCGGCAGCATCCGAATCGTCGAGGGCAAGCGCTCGTGGACGGGCAAGGCGAAGCTGCGGGCCGTGCTCGTGGATCCGTCCCGGGCAGACGGCGATGGGCGGATGCTCCTGGACGGCCTCTTCCCAATGGGAGTGCCCGGCGAGGAGTTCGAGTTCGGGCGCACCGACACTCGCTTCTCGAAGGCCGCGCAGGCGATCATCAAGGCTGCGAACAGCGAGCTCGACCGCCGCGGACTCCGGCGCCGCGTGCCGTGGACGGCGCGCGCGCTGCCGGTGGTCGTCGTCCTCGTGGCGGCTGGCCTCGTGGCGCTGTTCGGCTTCGCAGCCCTCGACTCGTTCGTCGCCGCCTGGGGGCCGATCCTCGTCATCATCGCGGCCGGTCTCGCGGTCGTCGCGACGATCGGGCTCGTGTCGCACAAGCCGCTCACCGCCGAGGGCGCCGAGGTGCGCGACCACCTGAAGGGGCTCAAGGAGTTCATCGAGTGGGCGGAGGCCGACCGCATCCGCATGCTCCAGTCGCCCCAAGGCGCGGAGCGCGTGCGGATCGACCCGAACGACCCGCGCGAGATGCTCAAGCTGTACGAGACGCTGCTGCCGTATGCGGTCGTCTTCGGGCAGGAGCGCCAGTGGGCGGAGCACCTCGCGGTGCTGTACGGATCGGAGGGGAACCCCGGCTGGTACTCGGGGACGAGCGGCTTCAACGCCGCCGCGTTCTCGGCCGGCATCGGGAGCCTCTCGGCGAGTGCATCGGCGTCGTCGTCGACGTCGGGCGGCTCGGGCGGCGGCGGCTCGGCCGGCGGTGGCGGCGGTGGCGGAGGTGGCGGCGGGGTCTGA
- a CDS encoding ABC transporter ATP-binding protein, with protein sequence MNKSTVPDASPAVSVRDLHVRRGKTRVFEGLDVEIPRGRITGMLGPSGCGKTTLMRAIVGVQKVASGTVTVLGHPAGSPTLRHRVAYDTQAASVYGDLTIEQNLRYFARLIDAPREHVDRVIESVGLADQAKQTVDSLSGGQESRVSLAVAMLGSPELLVLDEPTVGLDPLLRAELWAVFRTLAEEGATLIVSSHVMDEALRCDRLLLMRSGRVIADTTPRAFLEATGEEDPDNAFLALVERAAAAHPRSEHRHGDDTGTAVR encoded by the coding sequence ATGAATAAATCCACGGTGCCGGATGCCTCGCCCGCCGTCTCCGTGCGCGACCTGCACGTGCGGCGGGGCAAGACGCGGGTGTTCGAGGGACTCGACGTGGAGATTCCGCGCGGCCGCATCACGGGCATGCTCGGCCCGTCGGGGTGCGGCAAGACGACGCTCATGCGCGCGATCGTCGGTGTCCAGAAGGTCGCCTCAGGCACGGTGACGGTGCTCGGGCACCCCGCCGGCTCGCCGACGCTCCGCCACCGGGTCGCGTACGACACGCAGGCCGCCTCGGTCTACGGCGACCTCACGATCGAGCAGAACCTGCGCTACTTCGCGCGGCTCATCGACGCTCCGCGCGAGCACGTCGACCGCGTCATCGAGAGCGTGGGCCTCGCGGACCAGGCGAAGCAGACGGTCGACTCCCTCAGCGGCGGACAGGAGAGTCGCGTCTCGCTCGCGGTCGCGATGCTCGGGTCGCCCGAGCTGCTCGTCCTCGACGAGCCGACCGTCGGCCTCGATCCACTGCTTCGTGCCGAGCTGTGGGCGGTCTTCCGCACGCTCGCCGAGGAGGGCGCCACGCTCATCGTGTCGAGCCACGTCATGGACGAGGCGCTGCGCTGCGACCGCCTGCTGCTGATGCGCTCCGGTCGCGTGATCGCCGACACGACGCCGCGCGCGTTCCTCGAGGCGACGGGGGAGGAGGACCCCGACAACGCGTTCCTCGCCCTCGTCGAGCGGGCCGCGGCCGCGCATCCGCGGTCCGAGCACCGCCACGGCGACGACACCGGGACGGCGGTGCGGTGA
- a CDS encoding Type 1 glutamine amidotransferase-like domain-containing protein, translating into MKLLLTSGGVTNDSIRSALVDLLGKPIEEASALFVPTAQWGQPMCSPQSVWNSTAGRWRNGVQSMVELGWKSVGLLELTALPSVGRERWEPWVRAADALLVDGGEAVFLATWMRKSGLADLLPELHDTVWVGVSAGSMVMTPRIGREFVDWQPDGTDETLGVVDFSIFPHLDYPGWTENSTESARRWAANLSGPAYAIDEQTAIRVVDGAVDVISEGQWELLNAAPQIA; encoded by the coding sequence ATGAAGCTGCTGCTCACGTCGGGCGGAGTCACGAACGACAGCATCCGCTCGGCCCTCGTCGACCTCCTCGGCAAGCCCATCGAGGAGGCGAGCGCCCTCTTCGTGCCGACCGCGCAGTGGGGACAGCCGATGTGCTCGCCCCAGTCCGTGTGGAACTCGACGGCGGGCCGGTGGAGGAACGGCGTCCAGAGCATGGTCGAGCTCGGATGGAAGTCCGTCGGCCTGCTCGAGCTCACCGCGCTGCCGAGCGTCGGGCGCGAGCGGTGGGAGCCGTGGGTGCGCGCCGCCGACGCGCTGCTCGTCGACGGCGGCGAGGCGGTCTTCCTCGCCACCTGGATGCGCAAGTCGGGCCTCGCCGACCTGCTGCCCGAGTTGCACGACACGGTGTGGGTCGGGGTGAGTGCGGGGAGCATGGTCATGACGCCGCGCATCGGCCGCGAGTTCGTCGACTGGCAGCCCGACGGCACCGACGAGACGCTCGGGGTCGTCGACTTCTCGATCTTCCCGCACCTCGACTACCCGGGCTGGACGGAGAACTCGACCGAGAGCGCCCGGCGGTGGGCTGCGAACCTCTCCGGCCCCGCGTATGCCATCGACGAGCAGACCGCGATCCGTGTCGTCGACGGCGCGGTGGACGTGATCTCCGAGGGCCAGTGGGAGCTCCTCAACGCCGCTCCGCAGATCGCTTGA
- a CDS encoding ABC transporter permease, protein MRFSRTFATAGRVLRQLSHDHRSVALMLIAPSLLVGLFAWLFVDQEQVFQLVGPAILALFPFVVMFLITSITTLRERRSGTLERLMTTPLGKGDFIAGYALAFAAAAVVQALITVAFAVYVCGLEVDGPLWQLGLVAVVDAVLGSALGLLASAFARTEFQAVQFMPIIVFPQILLGGIIMPRDQMPDVLYAISDWLPLSHAVDAVNAVTAGDEEWEIYGPLLIVVAFVVGAIVLASLTLRRRTP, encoded by the coding sequence ATGAGGTTCTCACGCACCTTCGCGACGGCGGGGCGAGTGCTTCGGCAGCTCAGCCACGACCACCGTTCGGTCGCGCTCATGCTCATCGCGCCGAGTCTGCTCGTGGGGCTGTTCGCGTGGCTGTTCGTCGACCAGGAGCAGGTGTTCCAGCTGGTCGGGCCGGCGATCCTCGCACTCTTCCCGTTCGTCGTGATGTTCCTCATCACCTCGATCACGACGCTGCGGGAGCGCCGGTCGGGAACGCTCGAACGCCTCATGACGACCCCCCTCGGCAAGGGCGACTTCATCGCCGGCTACGCGCTCGCCTTCGCCGCGGCGGCCGTCGTGCAGGCTCTCATCACCGTCGCGTTCGCCGTGTACGTGTGCGGGCTCGAGGTCGACGGACCGCTGTGGCAGCTCGGCCTCGTCGCGGTCGTCGACGCGGTGCTCGGGTCGGCGCTCGGCCTGCTCGCGAGCGCGTTCGCGCGCACCGAATTCCAGGCCGTGCAGTTCATGCCGATCATCGTGTTCCCGCAGATCCTGCTCGGCGGGATCATCATGCCGCGCGACCAGATGCCCGATGTGCTCTACGCGATCTCGGACTGGCTCCCGCTCAGTCACGCGGTCGACGCCGTGAACGCCGTCACCGCCGGTGATGAGGAGTGGGAGATCTACGGACCGCTCCTGATCGTCGTCGCGTTCGTCGTCGGCGCGATCGTGCTCGCCTCGCTGACACTGCGGAGGCGGACGCCGTGA